From the Acidobacteriota bacterium genome, one window contains:
- a CDS encoding CHAT domain-containing protein, with protein MKILSVLLSLCLLLPIVPVLAQDPAPVSLPPDAQSLEVGKPITATIKGTERHTYRLRLAKGQFCLVQVEQLGGDLVLEWFASDGTSLGLTNRRLSMGTEQAVFLAEQSSLDVKLEVRPRLQPVNPREYRIQIAEVREATQYDTLAVAAQQAYRQAGQFSDNKAGKPDYQKAIEKYQSALNLYRLIPDPVGEGYALHHIARAHMRLNQRDKALDFFQQALKVWDANQNKLDRAITLNSLCFFYINIGELTKSAMVAREAIEIFRQFQDQDGEAGTLNNLANTLTYLGDIRQGQECLNRVLAIDQANGSLFDQATTLNNLAGTYDKLGETQRARACYEQALELRRFAKDRQGEAFTLINISVNESRLSNFQQAIQLIQQAQGILKELNDQEGQAYVFSNLALYYKQLGDPARTLEYMNEAASLWKTLGSQRQYANMMVGLGRFHAETSDYAQAKKYYTQALDLSRTQGYASIQEYGLTNLGVVFLKEHDFAQAEKCFSEALAVNQKTNDLIGRAFLFDNLADLNIEKKDYQAARQYLEQSLALNTQVAYAANIAENMYSIAIVDRQEGKLLDALNRMEQAIPLFEQIRSRVDDQRLRTTYFSSNQIFYDFYLQLLMDLHEQFPEQGYAALALQAKERATARGLIELLREAKTDIRQGVDPHLIQREAELNQRLGDKATRITEFLSRNTPSSLKESVEREFAELNAEYRQVQAEIRQKSPGYAAITQNQSATLADIQNQLLDDTTQLVEFALTPEESFVWLVSRQSIEVFSLPPKDEIERRASRVYELLTVRNLSVTTTHDRKVQIAKADLAFPAAARELSQLLFGQFANKLTKKRLLIVPDGRLQSIPFGALPLPSNQTKSATEQPFLIEQHELVVLPSATTLLVKRQQPAAPPQLQSKKVLVVADPVFDLQDSRMAEVIKNRPDAMLAEARNLKSLAEIPTTNAIQRLVFTRQEATQISRLLKPDEGKQLLDFDASRQTVLAENLNDYRMLHFATHGIFNRQTPELSGLVLSQINRNGEPENGFLSLTDVFNLRLNSDLVVLSACQTALGTNYWGEGMVGLTRGFLYAGTNRVVSSLWMVDDSATSELMTEFYRRMLGKDRLSPAAALRAAQLKMLNRSNRKHPFYWAAFQVQGEF; from the coding sequence ATGAAAATCCTGTCCGTGCTTCTCAGTCTGTGTTTATTGCTTCCGATAGTGCCGGTTTTGGCCCAAGACCCCGCACCAGTTTCACTTCCGCCGGATGCTCAATCCCTGGAGGTTGGAAAACCAATCACCGCCACCATCAAAGGAACCGAGCGCCACACCTATCGCCTGCGATTGGCCAAAGGCCAGTTTTGTCTGGTCCAGGTTGAGCAACTGGGGGGTGATTTGGTACTTGAATGGTTTGCCAGTGACGGCACCAGTCTTGGATTGACCAATCGGCGTCTCAGCATGGGCACGGAACAGGCGGTCTTTCTGGCCGAACAATCCTCTCTCGATGTGAAACTGGAGGTCCGCCCACGACTTCAGCCTGTCAATCCACGCGAGTATCGAATTCAAATCGCTGAGGTGCGCGAAGCCACTCAGTATGACACGTTGGCGGTGGCTGCCCAGCAGGCTTATCGGCAAGCTGGTCAGTTCAGTGACAATAAAGCCGGTAAACCGGATTATCAAAAAGCGATTGAAAAATACCAGTCCGCGCTGAATTTGTACCGGTTGATTCCCGACCCGGTTGGTGAAGGGTATGCCCTCCATCACATCGCTCGGGCACATATGCGGCTTAACCAGCGCGATAAAGCCCTCGATTTTTTCCAACAGGCCCTCAAGGTATGGGACGCCAATCAGAACAAACTTGACCGGGCAATCACGTTAAACAGTTTGTGTTTTTTCTATATCAACATCGGGGAACTGACCAAATCAGCCATGGTGGCCCGGGAAGCCATCGAAATCTTTCGCCAGTTTCAGGATCAGGATGGTGAGGCTGGCACCCTCAATAATCTGGCAAACACGCTGACCTATCTGGGTGACATACGTCAGGGTCAGGAGTGCCTGAATCGGGTCCTGGCCATTGATCAAGCCAACGGGTCACTCTTTGATCAGGCAACAACGCTCAATAACCTGGCTGGAACCTATGACAAACTGGGTGAAACCCAACGTGCCCGTGCCTGTTATGAACAGGCACTCGAACTGCGCCGGTTCGCCAAAGATCGTCAGGGCGAGGCATTTACCTTGATCAATATCAGTGTGAATGAAAGCAGGCTCTCAAATTTCCAGCAAGCCATTCAGCTTATCCAACAGGCTCAGGGAATTCTCAAAGAACTCAACGATCAGGAAGGCCAGGCTTATGTATTTAGCAATCTCGCCTTGTACTACAAACAACTCGGTGATCCGGCCAGAACGCTCGAATATATGAACGAAGCGGCCAGTTTGTGGAAAACCCTCGGCAGTCAACGTCAATATGCCAATATGATGGTTGGTCTAGGCCGGTTCCATGCTGAAACCAGTGACTATGCTCAGGCCAAGAAGTACTATACCCAGGCTCTTGACCTGAGTCGTACCCAGGGCTATGCATCCATTCAAGAGTACGGGTTGACCAATCTCGGTGTGGTATTTCTCAAAGAACACGATTTCGCCCAGGCGGAAAAATGTTTTTCCGAGGCACTCGCCGTAAACCAAAAAACCAATGATCTGATCGGGCGGGCCTTTCTGTTTGACAATCTTGCTGACCTCAACATTGAAAAGAAAGACTACCAGGCTGCACGTCAGTACCTGGAACAGTCACTGGCCCTCAATACCCAGGTGGCGTATGCGGCCAACATTGCTGAAAACATGTACTCCATCGCCATTGTTGACCGCCAGGAGGGCAAACTCCTTGATGCCCTTAACCGCATGGAACAGGCCATTCCCTTGTTTGAACAAATCCGGTCAAGGGTTGATGACCAGCGGTTACGGACGACCTATTTTTCCTCTAATCAGATTTTTTATGACTTTTACCTGCAACTGTTGATGGATCTCCATGAGCAATTCCCAGAGCAAGGGTATGCGGCCCTGGCATTACAAGCCAAAGAGCGTGCCACGGCTCGCGGTTTGATTGAACTGCTTCGAGAAGCCAAAACCGATATCCGTCAGGGTGTCGACCCACACCTGATCCAACGGGAAGCCGAGTTGAATCAACGGTTAGGCGATAAAGCCACCCGAATCACCGAGTTCCTGAGCCGTAATACCCCATCCAGTTTAAAAGAAAGTGTGGAACGTGAATTTGCCGAGCTCAATGCTGAGTACCGACAAGTCCAGGCTGAAATCCGTCAAAAAAGCCCAGGGTATGCCGCCATCACCCAGAATCAATCAGCGACCCTGGCCGACATTCAAAATCAGTTGCTCGATGACACGACCCAACTGGTGGAATTTGCCCTGACACCAGAAGAAAGTTTCGTCTGGCTTGTATCGCGACAGTCCATTGAAGTTTTTTCACTTCCACCGAAAGATGAAATCGAACGCCGCGCCAGCCGGGTGTATGAGCTACTGACCGTGCGCAACCTGTCCGTGACCACCACCCACGACCGTAAAGTCCAAATTGCCAAAGCTGATCTGGCTTTTCCAGCGGCAGCTCGCGAATTGAGCCAGCTTTTATTTGGCCAGTTCGCCAACAAACTCACCAAAAAACGATTGTTGATTGTTCCGGATGGCCGATTGCAATCAATTCCATTTGGAGCGTTACCACTCCCATCGAACCAGACCAAATCAGCCACTGAACAGCCTTTTTTGATTGAACAGCACGAACTGGTGGTGCTTCCCTCGGCCACCACCCTGCTGGTCAAACGTCAGCAACCAGCCGCCCCACCCCAGCTTCAATCCAAAAAAGTACTGGTGGTGGCGGATCCGGTTTTTGATCTTCAGGACTCAAGAATGGCTGAAGTCATCAAAAATAGGCCGGATGCAATGCTTGCTGAGGCTCGAAACCTGAAATCACTGGCCGAAATCCCGACCACCAATGCCATCCAACGACTGGTGTTTACCCGTCAGGAAGCCACGCAAATTTCACGATTACTCAAGCCCGATGAAGGAAAACAACTGCTTGATTTTGATGCCAGTCGCCAAACCGTACTCGCCGAAAACCTCAACGACTATCGCATGCTGCATTTTGCAACCCACGGTATTTTTAACCGCCAGACCCCGGAACTTTCCGGTCTCGTTTTGAGCCAGATCAATCGGAACGGAGAACCTGAAAATGGCTTTTTGAGCCTGACAGACGTGTTTAATCTCCGACTCAACTCCGATTTGGTGGTCCTCAGCGCCTGTCAAACCGCCCTTGGCACCAACTATTGGGGAGAAGGCATGGTCGGGTTGACTCGTGGTTTTCTCTATGCCGGAACCAATCGGGTTGTTTCCAGTTTATGGATGGTTGACGATAGCGCCACCAGCGAATTGATGACCGAGTTTTACCGCCGAATGCTCGGCAAAGACCGTCTGTCCCCAGCAGCAGCACTCCGAGCAGCGCAACTTAAAATGCTCAACCGGTCCAACCGTAAGCACCCGTTTTACTGGGCTGCTTTTCAGGTTCAGGGCGAATTCTGA
- a CDS encoding SUMF1/EgtB/PvdO family nonheme iron enzyme — MLSPDTLLQNRYRILRLLGKGGMGAVYQAQDERLGSTVAVKQAFFVEEELQRAFLREARLLANLRHHGLPKVIDHFMENEGQFLVMEFIPGKDLHQMLKERNTAFPVAQVLDWADQLLDVLEFLHSQDPPIIHRDIKPANIKLTYRGEIILLDFGLAKGLPSSTSSPQTSISVVGYSAGYAPVEQIQLTGTDQRTDLYALGATLFHLMTGSAPPDALTSRAVNLAIGNRDPLRGTHELNPQVPISVATVLAQALAFSRDNRMASAVEMRQKLRAAKMNVPSAPTRGTSVINLDDAPTVITPRQTPPPDSDETRPQTKLLVSGGLTQTRPPTKNHLGMEFMLVPAGEFMMGSQVSDYEKPLHLVKISKPFYLGKFPVLQKEWKALMKTNPSRYQDDLLPVTNVSWDDAQLFIQKLNQLQDGVYRLPTEAEWEYACRAGNHAECAGELKELGWFKENADNRPHRVGLKNPNAFGLYDMHGNIWEWCADWYGSNYYEKSPALDPPGPSTGSFRINRGGSWMSVAIQCRAGFRGMNAPGTQLDYLGFRLVRLIS; from the coding sequence ATGCTGAGTCCAGACACACTGTTGCAAAACCGGTATCGCATCCTGCGTTTGCTTGGCAAAGGTGGCATGGGAGCGGTTTATCAGGCACAGGATGAACGCCTTGGAAGCACGGTCGCGGTCAAACAGGCTTTCTTTGTCGAGGAGGAACTTCAGCGGGCGTTCTTACGCGAAGCCCGGCTGCTGGCCAATTTGCGCCATCACGGACTGCCAAAAGTCATTGACCACTTTATGGAAAATGAAGGGCAGTTTCTGGTCATGGAATTTATTCCGGGCAAAGACCTGCACCAGATGCTCAAAGAGCGCAACACGGCGTTTCCCGTGGCCCAGGTTCTGGATTGGGCCGATCAACTGCTTGATGTGCTCGAATTCCTGCACAGCCAGGATCCGCCGATCATCCATCGTGATATCAAGCCCGCCAATATCAAATTGACCTATCGAGGGGAGATCATTTTGCTTGATTTTGGGCTGGCGAAGGGATTGCCCTCATCAACCTCATCCCCGCAAACCTCGATCAGTGTGGTTGGGTACAGCGCCGGGTATGCTCCGGTTGAGCAAATTCAACTGACTGGAACTGATCAGCGAACTGACCTCTATGCCCTCGGCGCCACTTTGTTTCACCTGATGACTGGCTCGGCACCGCCGGATGCCTTGACTTCCAGAGCCGTCAACCTCGCGATTGGGAATCGGGATCCATTGCGCGGCACGCACGAACTCAATCCCCAGGTGCCAATCAGTGTTGCCACGGTGCTGGCTCAAGCTCTGGCCTTTAGTCGCGACAACCGGATGGCATCGGCGGTCGAAATGCGGCAAAAACTGCGGGCGGCGAAGATGAATGTTCCCTCAGCCCCAACTCGCGGCACATCGGTCATCAATTTGGACGATGCACCAACCGTCATTACTCCACGGCAAACGCCCCCTCCAGACTCGGATGAAACCAGGCCCCAAACCAAATTGCTTGTTTCCGGAGGGCTGACCCAGACCAGGCCCCCAACCAAAAATCATCTCGGCATGGAGTTTATGTTGGTTCCAGCCGGAGAATTTATGATGGGCTCACAGGTGTCGGATTATGAGAAACCTCTGCATCTGGTCAAAATTTCAAAGCCTTTTTATCTGGGCAAATTCCCCGTTCTCCAAAAAGAATGGAAAGCCCTGATGAAAACCAATCCCAGCCGGTATCAGGATGACCTGCTACCTGTTACCAATGTTTCGTGGGATGATGCGCAGCTTTTCATTCAAAAACTGAACCAGTTACAGGATGGGGTCTACCGGCTTCCAACTGAGGCAGAATGGGAATACGCCTGTCGGGCGGGAAACCATGCCGAATGTGCCGGCGAACTCAAGGAACTGGGCTGGTTCAAGGAAAATGCCGACAATCGCCCGCACCGGGTTGGGCTCAAAAACCCCAATGCCTTTGGCCTCTATGATATGCATGGCAATATCTGGGAGTGGTGCGCTGACTGGTACGGATCAAACTACTATGAAAAAAGTCCAGCCCTTGACCCACCCGGTCCCAGCACCGGCTCGTTTCGAATCAATCGTGGCGGGAGCTGGATGTCGGTCGCGATTCAATGCCGGGCTGGTTTTCGGGGCATGAATGCGCCCGGAACCCAACTCGATTACTTAGGATTTCGTCTCGTACGCCTGAT